A genomic region of Leptotrichia hofstadii contains the following coding sequences:
- a CDS encoding class I SAM-dependent DNA methyltransferase — translation MHREFAEIYDVFMKHVNYDVWYKFLRMFITKKGAVLDLGCGTGEFIWRFLRDGFPVIGVDLSEKMLDISEKKLIGKNLADGNYKLIRDNIVSYENKAIFYESLDVGRNHGISGNCDEIQPVDYIICNFDTINYLKSEKEFLKFIEKCGKNLKKGGYLIFDAVTEDIFEEIFENDIFLDEEPEYTSIWRHEKISGKKHIVEIDLFIREDKNDNLFRKYNEVQEKFIYDPEWIVETVQNKGFEVFDTASNPEFGESRIFFVLKKL, via the coding sequence ATGCATAGGGAATTTGCGGAAATTTACGATGTTTTTATGAAACACGTAAACTATGATGTATGGTATAAATTTTTAAGAATGTTTATTACAAAAAAAGGGGCAGTTCTGGATTTGGGATGCGGAACAGGGGAGTTTATATGGAGATTTCTTAGGGACGGATTTCCTGTCATAGGGGTAGATTTATCTGAAAAAATGCTGGATATTTCTGAAAAAAAACTAATTGGAAAAAACTTGGCGGACGGTAATTACAAGCTGATAAGAGATAATATCGTAAGTTATGAAAATAAGGCAATTTTTTATGAAAGTTTGGATGTGGGCAGAAATCACGGAATTAGTGGAAATTGTGATGAAATACAGCCAGTTGACTACATTATCTGCAATTTTGACACAATAAATTATTTGAAAAGTGAAAAAGAATTTTTGAAATTTATTGAGAAATGTGGGAAAAATTTGAAAAAAGGCGGGTATTTAATTTTTGACGCTGTGACGGAAGATATTTTTGAAGAAATATTTGAAAATGATATATTTCTGGATGAAGAGCCTGAATATACGAGTATCTGGCGGCATGAGAAAATAAGCGGGAAAAAACATATTGTAGAGATTGACCTGTTTATTCGTGAGGATAAAAACGATAATTTGTTCAGAAAATACAATGAGGTTCAGGAAAAATTCATTTATGATCCAGAATGGATTGTGGAAACTGTCCAGAACAAAGGGTTTGAAGTATTTGATACAGCTTCTAATCCTGAATTTGGAGAAAGCAGAATATTTTTTGTATTAAAAAAATTGTAG
- a CDS encoding AtpZ/AtpI family protein, with amino-acid sequence MEFENEKKILENETANEEENVITEEEKRRQKLFEIEKKLGRHNNEKEIKNRRNNKIMKYFALATNMVYILSLPILLMLGLYMLLKKYLFKADQPLVLVIFLVIGAVSGYWSLIKQVNNIK; translated from the coding sequence ATGGAATTTGAAAACGAAAAGAAAATTTTAGAAAACGAAACAGCTAATGAAGAAGAAAATGTCATAACCGAAGAAGAAAAACGAAGACAAAAACTTTTTGAGATTGAAAAGAAGCTAGGCAGACACAACAATGAGAAGGAAATTAAAAACAGAAGAAACAATAAGATAATGAAATATTTTGCGCTCGCTACAAATATGGTGTATATTCTGTCCTTGCCAATTCTTCTTATGCTTGGACTTTATATGCTTCTGAAAAAATATCTGTTTAAGGCGGATCAGCCTCTCGTTCTTGTTATTTTTCTTGTAATTGGGGCAGTGTCAGGCTACTGGTCGCTCATAAAGCAGGTAAA
- a CDS encoding peptidylprolyl isomerase: MKKKITILAGILMILIVGIAGAKEKKVNKSRENKKFEKAMRSFEMEAVIMTTKGNISFYLYPEAAPKNVANFVFLAKNNFYNGLTFHRIIPNGLIQGGDSVGDGTGTAGYYLKDEFSDWLTFAHEGMLAFANSGPDTNSSQFFITMSPLTNLNKKHTIIGGTKTREDLGVLRTLRQDDKILNIDIKGRKIDKFLDYFPEEVSEWESKLVKPAKR; the protein is encoded by the coding sequence ATGAAGAAGAAAATAACGATATTGGCTGGCATACTGATGATTTTAATAGTAGGAATTGCAGGTGCAAAGGAAAAGAAGGTAAACAAGTCGAGAGAAAATAAAAAATTTGAAAAAGCTATGAGAAGTTTTGAAATGGAAGCGGTTATTATGACAACGAAGGGGAATATCTCCTTTTACTTGTATCCTGAAGCCGCTCCTAAAAATGTGGCAAATTTTGTATTTTTGGCAAAAAACAACTTTTATAACGGACTGACTTTTCATAGAATTATTCCGAATGGACTGATTCAGGGAGGAGATTCTGTGGGAGATGGAACTGGGACAGCTGGATATTATTTGAAGGATGAATTTTCAGACTGGCTGACATTTGCGCATGAAGGAATGCTTGCTTTTGCAAATTCCGGACCTGATACGAACAGCAGCCAGTTTTTCATAACGATGAGTCCGCTGACTAACCTTAATAAAAAGCATACAATTATTGGCGGGACAAAAACTCGTGAGGATCTAGGTGTGCTAAGAACATTGAGGCAGGATGACAAGATACTGAATATTGATATAAAAGGTAGAAAGATTGACAAATTTTTAGATTATTTCCCTGAGGAAGTCAGCGAATGGGAAAGCAAGCTTGTAAAACCTGCAAAACGCTAA
- a CDS encoding manganese-dependent inorganic pyrophosphatase has protein sequence MSILVFGHKNPDTDTICSAIAYAELKNKLGKEVKAVRLGEINEETKYALNYFKVEKPELVENVAGKEIILVDHNERTQTAEGFEEAKVLELIDHHRISNFNVDEPLYARLEPVGCTATIILKLFKENNLVPSKETAGLMLSAIISDTLLFKSPTCTECDVKAGKELAEIAGVNADEYGLEMLKAGTALGDKSEAELLNMDMKIFEIDGSKIGVAQVNTVNETEVLERKEKLLAEINNIITKEGLKFFMFAITNILSNDSVALVSGDGNDIIEKAFGEKVDSNLVTLKGVVSRKKQIIPPLTKVIQG, from the coding sequence ATGTCAATATTAGTTTTTGGACACAAAAATCCAGATACAGATACAATTTGTTCGGCAATTGCTTATGCGGAACTGAAAAATAAATTAGGAAAAGAAGTTAAGGCTGTAAGACTTGGAGAAATTAATGAAGAAACCAAGTATGCTTTGAACTATTTTAAAGTTGAAAAACCTGAATTAGTGGAAAATGTGGCTGGAAAAGAAATAATACTGGTGGATCATAATGAGAGAACTCAAACTGCTGAAGGATTTGAAGAAGCAAAAGTTCTGGAACTAATTGATCATCACAGAATTTCAAACTTTAATGTGGATGAGCCTTTATATGCAAGATTAGAGCCTGTTGGATGTACTGCGACAATTATTTTAAAATTATTTAAGGAAAATAATCTTGTCCCAAGCAAGGAAACTGCTGGACTTATGTTAAGTGCAATTATTTCAGATACATTATTGTTCAAATCTCCAACTTGTACAGAATGTGATGTGAAGGCTGGTAAGGAACTGGCTGAAATCGCTGGAGTAAATGCGGATGAGTATGGACTTGAAATGTTAAAGGCTGGAACTGCGCTTGGAGATAAATCTGAAGCAGAACTGTTAAATATGGATATGAAAATCTTTGAAATTGATGGTTCAAAAATCGGTGTTGCACAAGTTAATACTGTAAATGAAACAGAAGTTTTGGAAAGAAAAGAAAAATTACTTGCTGAAATTAATAATATTATTACAAAAGAAGGACTAAAATTCTTTATGTTTGCAATCACAAATATTTTATCAAATGATTCTGTGGCTCTAGTTTCAGGAGATGGAAATGATATTATCGAAAAAGCGTTTGGAGAAAAAGTTGACAGCAACTTGGTAACTTTGAAAGGTGTTGTTTCAAGAAAGAAACAAATTATTCCGCCATTGACAAAAGTAATTCAAGGGTAA